One region of Triticum aestivum cultivar Chinese Spring chromosome 6B, IWGSC CS RefSeq v2.1, whole genome shotgun sequence genomic DNA includes:
- the LOC123136770 gene encoding uncharacterized protein codes for MQDPRGMAREDFSASKSQKRKVVYRPLPSVQIKTEPELLRRDIPHLLANTQKPPKRSFRSEPRPPMPQSDRGTPDSLPDSGPADEYRALRRKYMMLEEENYTLDAQLGMAEKEAKTLEDEKFALLDQLVVLEGLVEPSQLQTQRRL; via the coding sequence ATGCAAGACCCTAGAGGTATGGCGCGAGAGGATTTCTCAGCGTCGAAGTCACAGAAGAGGAAGGTTGTGTACCGGCCTTTGCCCTCAGTCCAGATAAAAACTGAACCTGAACTTCTGCGGAGGGACATTCCACATTTGTTGGCCAATACACAGAAGCCACCTAAGAGAAGCTTCAGGAGTGAGCCCCGCCCTCCCATGCCGCAGTCTGACAGAGGAACTCCGGACTCGCTACCAGATTCTGGTCCTGCGGATGAATATCGGGCGCTACGGAGGAAGTACATGATGCTGGAGGAAGAGAACTACACGCTGGATGCACAATTAGGCATGGCAGAAAAGGAAGCCAAAACTCTTGAGGATGAGAAGTTTGCATTGCTGGATCAGCTTGTTGTCTTGGAAGGTCTTGTGGAGCCTTCGCAGCTGCAGACACAGCGAAGGCTATAA